A genomic segment from Gilvibacter sp. SZ-19 encodes:
- the fdhD gene encoding formate dehydrogenase accessory sulfurtransferase FdhD, which translates to MATRNYQGKKFDSQRSERVVDALTVEEALQININGKPFTLSMRTPGDDKALVRGMLHSEAVINDTNFHPKLVLHKENEDGIVTVVDLEIPEDKLGAGYSNSRSLLSVSSCGICGKTELSEQGFLGKTLDEPITFDGPAFSAMFAKMNQQQFDFKQSGGTHAAAAFDADGELLVAAEDIGRHNAVDKVIGHLLQQDQLKAAKAMTVSGRISYEISIKAFKAGIPFLAAVSAPSSLAVDYAKELGITLMGFCRDGRATCYSHPQRIKNNPLNKIKAS; encoded by the coding sequence ATGGCAACCCGTAACTATCAAGGCAAGAAATTTGACAGCCAGCGCTCCGAGCGCGTGGTCGATGCATTGACGGTAGAAGAAGCTTTGCAGATCAACATCAATGGCAAGCCTTTTACCCTGTCCATGCGAACGCCTGGTGACGACAAAGCCCTTGTACGCGGCATGCTGCACAGCGAGGCTGTGATAAACGATACGAACTTTCATCCGAAGCTCGTTTTGCACAAAGAGAACGAGGACGGGATAGTAACGGTGGTAGATCTGGAAATTCCAGAAGATAAATTGGGCGCCGGCTATTCGAATTCGCGTTCGCTCTTGTCTGTTTCTTCTTGCGGTATTTGCGGGAAGACCGAACTTTCTGAACAAGGCTTTTTGGGCAAGACCTTAGACGAACCCATCACTTTTGATGGCCCTGCCTTTAGCGCCATGTTTGCTAAAATGAATCAGCAGCAGTTTGACTTTAAACAATCTGGAGGCACTCATGCTGCCGCTGCCTTTGATGCCGATGGTGAACTTTTGGTTGCTGCGGAAGATATAGGGCGGCACAATGCCGTAGATAAGGTGATTGGGCACTTATTACAGCAAGACCAACTCAAAGCGGCCAAAGCCATGACGGTGAGCGGCCGTATCTCTTACGAGATCAGTATAAAAGCATTTAAAGCCGGAATCCCTTTTTTGGCGGCTGTTTCGGCACCCTCTTCTTTGGCGGTAGACTATGCCAAGGAGCTGGGCATAACCCTTATGGGATTCTGCCGCGACGGGCGTGCGACTTGTTATTCGCATCCGCAGCGTATAAAAAACAACCCACTAAACAAAATTAAAGCGAGTTAA
- the fdhF gene encoding formate dehydrogenase subunit alpha yields MKTAYINDIAYTFEPGETMLSFVRRHKDDNLVPTLCDAPNLDPFGACRVCSVEVALEEGGPVKTMASCHTPVSEGQYIYTSTPSVQKLRKNIIELVLTDHPLDCLTCEVNGNCELQTVAAQVGIRDVRYPSGDNHLHKTKDLSHPYMTSDFSKCINCYRCVRACDEVQGEFVLSMAGRGFDAHIIKGLDQSFMDSDCVSCGACSQACPTSAISDVFQSKAIQATETTRTVCTYCGVGCNLDVATNSGEILSITAPYDAEVNQGHTCLKGRFAFKFYDHPERLDSPMIKRNGEFEKVSWDEAYTYIADKFTHYKNTYGPDSMAGISSSRCTNEENYLMQKFFRAVLQTNNIDGCARVCHSPTALGMQRTFGTGAATNSIEDLKYTNCIMVIGANPTDAHPVTGAKLKQFAMKQDNVTIVIDPRRTEIARYADHHLALRPGTNVAVLNMMMYYIIDEGLVDESFIKNRTEGYEDFIKELMAIDIDKLEAVSGVPREQVKAAAIAYATAPNAMSFHGLGVTEHSQGTFTVMQIADLAMLTGNIGRRGVGVNPLRGQNNVQGSADMGVQPHQGAGYLDVTNPEINKRYNEFYGSELPLHIGYKIPEMFDAALDGKLKAIWIIGEDVVQTDPNTQKVIKALNATDLVIVQELFMTETAKQADVILPGSSFLEKSGTFTNGERRVQAVRQVVKPIEGTKPDGQIIVDIMNRMGYSQPDYTPDGMLEEISQIVPFFAGIKWERLGQNGLQWPVAPDGTDTQILHEQEFKRGLGYFEFHPWEETQEITQHGKDFPYILTTNRELEHYNCGAMTRRTANEQILKSDYLMINPADAESHLINDGDFVCIESPRGKVDVKARITDEVKPGILSTTFHFPDIMINNITGDVHDSEAMCPEYKVVAVRIRKSKGKFKSLLQDK; encoded by the coding sequence ATGAAGACAGCCTATATAAACGATATCGCCTACACTTTTGAGCCTGGAGAAACCATGCTTTCATTTGTGCGTAGGCATAAAGACGATAACCTGGTCCCCACACTTTGCGATGCGCCGAATTTAGATCCTTTTGGTGCCTGCCGTGTTTGTTCGGTAGAGGTCGCTTTAGAAGAAGGTGGTCCGGTAAAGACCATGGCCTCTTGTCATACTCCGGTGAGCGAAGGGCAATACATTTACACCTCAACCCCAAGTGTTCAGAAGCTGAGAAAGAACATCATTGAGCTGGTCTTGACCGATCACCCGCTAGATTGTTTGACCTGTGAGGTCAACGGGAATTGCGAGCTGCAAACCGTGGCTGCCCAAGTTGGGATACGCGATGTGCGTTATCCGTCTGGAGACAATCACTTGCATAAGACTAAAGATCTGAGTCATCCGTATATGACTTCGGATTTTAGCAAGTGTATCAACTGCTACCGCTGTGTTCGTGCCTGCGACGAGGTTCAGGGAGAGTTTGTTTTGAGCATGGCCGGACGTGGATTCGATGCCCATATCATTAAAGGTTTAGATCAGAGTTTTATGGATTCTGACTGTGTGAGTTGCGGTGCTTGTTCGCAGGCCTGCCCTACTTCAGCAATCTCTGATGTGTTCCAATCTAAAGCAATACAAGCCACAGAAACCACCCGTACTGTTTGTACCTATTGCGGAGTAGGATGTAATTTAGATGTGGCGACCAACTCCGGAGAGATCCTGAGTATTACTGCGCCTTATGATGCCGAGGTGAATCAAGGACACACCTGTTTAAAAGGGCGATTTGCGTTTAAGTTCTACGACCATCCGGAGCGATTAGACTCCCCGATGATAAAGCGCAATGGGGAATTTGAAAAAGTAAGCTGGGACGAAGCCTACACCTATATCGCAGATAAATTCACCCACTATAAAAACACTTATGGGCCAGACAGTATGGCCGGGATTTCGTCTTCTCGTTGTACCAACGAGGAGAATTACTTGATGCAGAAGTTCTTTAGGGCAGTGCTGCAAACCAACAATATTGACGGTTGCGCTCGCGTGTGCCACTCGCCTACCGCTTTGGGAATGCAACGCACCTTTGGAACCGGAGCTGCCACCAATTCCATTGAAGATCTGAAATACACCAATTGCATTATGGTCATTGGGGCCAACCCCACAGACGCCCACCCGGTAACCGGGGCCAAGCTCAAGCAGTTTGCCATGAAGCAAGATAATGTCACTATTGTGATCGATCCGCGTAGAACGGAAATTGCGCGTTATGCCGACCACCATTTGGCACTGAGGCCAGGAACCAACGTGGCTGTGCTCAATATGATGATGTACTATATCATAGATGAAGGTTTGGTCGATGAAAGCTTTATTAAGAACCGTACCGAGGGCTATGAAGACTTTATCAAAGAGCTTATGGCTATCGATATTGACAAGCTAGAAGCTGTTTCTGGGGTGCCGAGAGAGCAGGTAAAAGCGGCTGCAATTGCATATGCGACTGCGCCCAACGCCATGTCTTTTCACGGCTTAGGAGTTACCGAACATTCGCAAGGAACCTTTACGGTAATGCAAATTGCCGATCTGGCCATGCTTACTGGAAATATCGGGCGTCGAGGCGTAGGTGTTAATCCCTTGCGCGGGCAAAACAATGTACAGGGAAGCGCGGACATGGGCGTGCAACCCCATCAAGGTGCGGGTTATTTAGACGTGACCAATCCGGAGATCAATAAACGCTACAACGAATTTTACGGCTCTGAACTGCCGCTACATATTGGGTATAAGATCCCAGAGATGTTCGATGCTGCTTTAGATGGCAAACTCAAAGCCATTTGGATCATAGGAGAAGATGTGGTACAGACCGATCCGAACACCCAAAAGGTGATCAAAGCGCTAAATGCGACAGATCTTGTAATTGTGCAAGAACTCTTTATGACCGAAACAGCCAAACAAGCCGATGTGATCTTGCCGGGCTCCTCTTTCTTAGAAAAGAGCGGAACCTTTACCAACGGAGAACGTCGTGTGCAAGCGGTGCGTCAAGTGGTAAAACCTATTGAGGGCACCAAACCGGACGGGCAGATCATAGTAGATATTATGAACCGCATGGGATATAGCCAACCCGATTATACGCCAGATGGCATGTTGGAAGAGATCTCGCAGATCGTGCCTTTCTTTGCCGGGATAAAATGGGAACGTTTGGGTCAGAATGGCCTGCAGTGGCCAGTTGCTCCAGATGGCACAGACACCCAGATCTTACACGAACAAGAGTTTAAACGTGGACTGGGCTATTTTGAATTTCATCCGTGGGAAGAAACCCAAGAGATCACTCAGCATGGAAAAGACTTCCCCTATATTTTGACCACCAATCGTGAATTGGAACACTACAATTGTGGTGCGATGACCAGACGAACGGCCAACGAGCAGATCTTAAAAAGCGATTATTTGATGATCAATCCTGCGGATGCTGAAAGTCATTTGATCAACGATGGCGATTTTGTCTGTATTGAATCGCCCCGAGGAAAAGTAGATGTAAAGGCTCGCATTACCGACGAGGTAAAACCGGGAATCTTGAGTACCACCTTCCACTTTCCAGATATCATGATCAACAACATCACCGGAGACGTGCACGATTCCGAAGCCATGTGCCCGGAATACAAAGTGGTCGCCGTACGGATCAGAAAATCGAAAGGAAAATTTAAATCCCTATTGCAAGACAAATAA
- a CDS encoding tryptophan 2,3-dioxygenase family protein, which translates to MTREELVAAIVAKYEAVGQNPDVHLSGLLHAESINYWDYIQLDALLGLQIKRTQQPDEMVFIMYHQINELLFKMILWEADQISFTENIDPEKFTMHLMRISRYFDMLSNSFHIMSEGMELEQYMKFRDTLTPASGFQSVQYRKIEIASTELINLIDYRHRETIDRETPYEHAFNHMYWQVAAKDHKTGKPTMLMKNFEARYKDELIAWMQRYNEVNLWTKFKSLPEAHQQDIDLINAMRHYDHTVNIKWVMHHYNTAAQYLDSGKGSSEATGGSDWHKYMHPKYQRRIFFPELWSQEELDLWGVTNLEGYTRLN; encoded by the coding sequence ATGACCCGAGAAGAACTTGTGGCTGCCATTGTTGCCAAGTACGAGGCAGTAGGTCAAAATCCGGATGTACATTTGTCTGGCTTGCTTCATGCCGAATCTATCAATTATTGGGATTATATCCAGCTAGACGCGCTTTTGGGCTTGCAAATCAAGCGCACTCAGCAACCCGACGAGATGGTCTTTATCATGTACCATCAGATCAACGAATTACTTTTTAAGATGATCCTTTGGGAGGCCGATCAGATCTCCTTTACAGAGAACATAGACCCAGAAAAATTCACTATGCACCTGATGCGCATTAGTCGTTATTTCGATATGCTTTCTAACTCCTTCCACATTATGAGTGAGGGTATGGAACTAGAGCAATACATGAAATTTAGAGATACGCTCACCCCAGCAAGTGGATTTCAATCGGTACAATATCGAAAAATTGAGATCGCCTCTACAGAGCTCATCAACCTAATTGATTACCGACACCGAGAGACCATAGATAGAGAAACTCCTTATGAGCACGCCTTTAATCATATGTATTGGCAGGTAGCCGCTAAAGATCACAAGACAGGGAAGCCAACCATGCTGATGAAGAATTTTGAGGCACGTTACAAGGACGAACTCATCGCTTGGATGCAGCGTTACAACGAGGTAAATCTATGGACCAAATTCAAAAGCCTACCAGAGGCGCATCAGCAAGATATTGACCTTATAAATGCCATGCGTCATTACGATCACACGGTGAACATCAAATGGGTGATGCATCATTACAACACTGCCGCCCAGTATTTGGATTCTGGTAAAGGTAGCTCAGAAGCCACCGGAGGTAGCGATTGGCACAAGTATATGCACCCAAAATACCAAAGGCGAATCTTCTTCCCGGAGTTGTGGAGTCAAGAAGAGTTAGACCTTTGGGGGGTAACCAATTTAGAGGGTTATACGAGGTTGAATTAG
- a CDS encoding S41 family peptidase, producing the protein MKKALLNLLLLAFTASSIAQTQQQQQTNLETFAKLYGYVKYFHPTDEAYAMDWDKFAIYGAQQVLQCKDQKALNATLTRLFVPIAPTIQLASSESLLEPVKQNCKYTYWQHLGLGLDATSGGDLYQSTRVGANMISQTKGNDFANLMTSIDAKDLAGKYVKLSASVKAIAGNPGEGRLWLREDTQSGGMGFFDNMSGRAVTATQWDTYSIEGQLGEEPERLILGSLLIGGGSIAVDDFKLFIRDTEDAPWTAYELHNGSFESKTIDDTSGQNNKWSTYGNSFNFDLSTTDLTDGKQAVVISGSSEQTMVKGRSIFSASLKRAESYTAQIGQDIVVRVPLTVCLDKDRNTTPAGDTEALAALNAAVKAIPVDATKLETRMGNVVNTYNIFQHFFPYFDQTGVDWNAAFSAAVRKSFSDKTEKDHLQTIKEFTAFLKDGHVRVFSSKDSASYAPEFAWEVVEGQLVVTQVFDTNLPLQVGDVVTAVDGVKTSELLASVYKGISAGTKGWRDYRAKSETMLGEQDSNMALELQDGRSITVSRTVDMFRNWDRYKPEKVAHKKLGKDSYYVNLDVMPMDSINALMPELEKASGLVFDLRGYPKGNHDLISHLLSEKDSNQWMFIPEYMYPDQKDREFRASGWNMPTKKPYLGDKKVVFLIDGSAISYAESYMGFIKAYKLATIVGQPTAGANGNVNRSRLPGGITITWTGMRVLKHNGDQHHAVGVQPDVFVTKTVKGVQEGRDEFLEKALEIIAEK; encoded by the coding sequence ATGAAAAAGGCACTACTCAACCTCTTGCTGCTCGCCTTTACGGCAAGCAGTATTGCACAAACTCAGCAGCAACAACAAACCAATCTAGAAACCTTTGCCAAGCTCTACGGTTATGTCAAATACTTCCACCCAACAGACGAAGCCTACGCTATGGATTGGGACAAATTCGCCATATACGGAGCCCAACAAGTACTGCAATGCAAAGATCAAAAAGCACTAAACGCTACTTTGACCAGACTCTTTGTACCTATTGCTCCGACAATACAATTAGCGAGTTCCGAATCTTTGTTGGAACCTGTAAAGCAGAATTGCAAGTATACCTATTGGCAGCATTTGGGTCTCGGTCTGGATGCTACTTCTGGCGGCGACCTCTATCAAAGTACTCGAGTAGGGGCCAATATGATATCTCAGACAAAGGGGAACGACTTTGCTAATCTAATGACCTCTATAGATGCGAAAGATCTGGCTGGTAAATATGTAAAGCTTAGTGCAAGTGTTAAAGCTATAGCCGGAAACCCTGGAGAAGGTCGTTTATGGCTCAGGGAAGACACCCAGAGTGGTGGTATGGGTTTCTTTGACAATATGAGTGGTCGCGCGGTAACTGCTACGCAGTGGGATACCTACAGCATAGAAGGCCAATTGGGTGAGGAACCCGAGCGATTGATCTTAGGGAGTCTTTTAATAGGTGGCGGGAGCATCGCTGTGGACGATTTCAAGCTATTTATCAGAGATACGGAAGACGCTCCTTGGACAGCTTACGAGCTGCACAATGGTTCTTTTGAAAGCAAGACGATAGACGATACTAGCGGGCAGAACAACAAATGGTCTACCTATGGAAACAGTTTTAATTTCGATCTGAGCACCACAGATTTGACCGATGGCAAGCAGGCTGTTGTAATTAGTGGGAGCTCAGAACAGACTATGGTCAAAGGCCGTAGTATTTTTTCGGCCAGCCTCAAGCGAGCCGAAAGTTACACCGCACAGATCGGACAGGATATCGTTGTAAGGGTGCCGCTTACCGTTTGTTTGGACAAGGACAGAAACACTACTCCGGCTGGTGATACCGAGGCTTTGGCTGCGCTCAATGCGGCAGTTAAAGCCATTCCGGTCGATGCTACTAAGCTCGAAACCCGCATGGGTAATGTGGTGAATACCTACAATATCTTTCAGCATTTCTTTCCGTATTTTGACCAAACCGGAGTCGATTGGAACGCAGCCTTTTCTGCTGCAGTGCGTAAATCATTTAGCGATAAGACCGAAAAGGACCACTTACAGACAATTAAAGAGTTTACTGCTTTTCTTAAGGACGGACACGTTCGCGTTTTCTCCTCTAAAGACAGCGCTAGTTATGCTCCGGAATTTGCTTGGGAAGTAGTAGAAGGGCAGCTGGTGGTAACGCAAGTATTCGACACCAATTTACCACTACAAGTAGGCGATGTGGTCACTGCTGTAGACGGCGTAAAAACCTCAGAACTTTTGGCCTCGGTATACAAGGGCATTTCGGCGGGTACTAAGGGTTGGCGCGACTACAGGGCCAAATCGGAGACCATGTTGGGGGAACAAGACAGCAACATGGCCTTAGAACTTCAAGACGGCCGCAGTATTACAGTTAGTAGAACTGTAGATATGTTCCGCAATTGGGATCGCTACAAACCAGAAAAAGTAGCGCATAAGAAACTCGGTAAAGACTCTTATTACGTGAATCTAGATGTAATGCCTATGGACAGTATCAACGCCTTAATGCCTGAATTAGAAAAGGCAAGTGGGTTAGTTTTCGACTTAAGAGGTTATCCTAAAGGCAACCACGATCTTATTTCTCATCTACTCAGCGAGAAAGATTCCAACCAATGGATGTTTATTCCAGAGTATATGTATCCAGACCAAAAAGATCGGGAGTTTAGAGCCAGCGGTTGGAATATGCCAACTAAAAAGCCCTATTTGGGCGATAAAAAGGTGGTCTTTTTAATTGATGGTAGCGCTATTAGTTATGCCGAGAGTTATATGGGCTTTATAAAGGCTTACAAGCTAGCTACCATTGTTGGCCAACCTACGGCCGGAGCTAATGGGAATGTGAACCGATCCCGATTGCCGGGAGGCATTACCATTACTTGGACAGGAATGCGGGTATTAAAACACAATGGAGATCAACATCATGCCGTTGGAGTTCAACCCGATGTCTTTGTTACCAAAACAGTCAAAGGCGTTCAAGAAGGACGTGACGAATTTTTGGAGAAGGCTTTAGAGATCATAGCAGAAAAGTAA
- a CDS encoding NADH-ubiquinone oxidoreductase-F iron-sulfur binding region domain-containing protein — protein MSENLSELLGRKGLQENLFDKLGNLAQPAGTPDEEALALLASEFLIGKANTYGTATFYDFLKPENKGKQVYVCNGTACECAGTQPGVIKELKKQFTDDQIGHMCCLGRCHENSAFHYKGHNYSGGAIDALQQIVKGEEKHHSDKYNVAASHHPILTAAFTDVDTYYEPWLAVLGQDSADVLEEIKTSNVRGRGGAGFPMGLKLEFCRNAEGPVKFIICNADEGDPGAYSDRYLLEEQPHSVLFGMLVSGYVTGANHGILYIRAEYPEAVEIVQQAIDALKDRGLVGSNIGNSGFDFEFKIIQAQGSYICGEETALINSIEGQRPEVRVRPPYPAQRGLFNRPTVVNNVETLAALHYIISEGGEAWKAIGTENSSGTKLVCLDSYFNKPGMYEVVMGTPMKTVIEDLGGGFKEAVKAVQIGGPLGGVVPVEKLNELTLDFESFKENGFLLGHASVVSIPEDYPMIKYIEHLFDFASYESCGKCFPCRLGTKRGHELASKAIQGRETIDRELFQDLLTTLEQGSLCAHGGGIPLPIRNIVHYFDDELKNYFS, from the coding sequence ATGTCAGAAAATTTAAGTGAACTTTTAGGTCGAAAAGGCCTGCAGGAAAACCTCTTTGACAAGCTGGGAAATTTGGCACAACCTGCCGGAACTCCAGACGAAGAGGCCTTGGCCCTTTTGGCCAGCGAATTCCTGATCGGTAAAGCCAATACCTACGGCACCGCCACCTTTTACGATTTTCTGAAACCCGAAAACAAGGGCAAACAAGTTTATGTCTGTAATGGTACGGCTTGCGAATGCGCGGGAACTCAGCCTGGAGTTATTAAAGAACTTAAAAAGCAATTTACCGACGACCAAATTGGGCATATGTGCTGTTTGGGTCGGTGTCATGAGAATTCGGCCTTTCATTACAAGGGTCACAATTACTCCGGAGGAGCTATAGATGCCTTGCAGCAAATAGTGAAAGGCGAAGAAAAGCACCACAGCGATAAGTATAATGTAGCGGCGAGTCACCATCCGATATTAACTGCAGCTTTTACCGATGTAGACACCTATTACGAGCCTTGGTTGGCTGTTCTAGGGCAAGATTCTGCGGATGTATTAGAGGAAATAAAGACCTCCAATGTTCGCGGACGTGGTGGAGCCGGATTCCCTATGGGGCTCAAATTAGAGTTTTGCCGCAATGCAGAAGGTCCGGTAAAGTTCATTATCTGCAACGCAGACGAAGGCGATCCTGGGGCTTACTCGGACCGTTACCTTTTAGAAGAGCAGCCGCATTCGGTACTTTTTGGTATGTTGGTGAGCGGTTATGTGACCGGAGCCAATCACGGGATCTTATACATCCGTGCGGAATATCCGGAAGCTGTAGAGATAGTTCAACAAGCCATCGACGCTCTAAAAGATCGAGGCCTTGTGGGTAGTAATATTGGTAACTCCGGATTCGATTTTGAATTTAAGATCATTCAGGCGCAGGGTTCTTATATCTGCGGAGAGGAAACTGCCCTGATCAATTCTATAGAAGGACAACGCCCGGAAGTTCGCGTGCGTCCTCCCTATCCTGCCCAACGCGGGCTCTTTAATCGCCCAACGGTGGTGAACAATGTGGAGACCTTGGCAGCTTTACACTATATCATTTCCGAAGGTGGCGAAGCCTGGAAGGCCATAGGAACCGAAAACTCTTCCGGCACCAAACTGGTTTGTCTAGACAGTTACTTCAACAAACCCGGCATGTACGAGGTGGTTATGGGAACGCCTATGAAAACTGTTATAGAAGACTTAGGCGGCGGTTTTAAAGAAGCTGTGAAAGCCGTGCAGATAGGCGGGCCTTTGGGTGGTGTTGTGCCGGTTGAAAAACTCAATGAGCTCACCTTAGATTTCGAATCTTTTAAAGAAAATGGTTTCCTATTGGGGCATGCTTCTGTGGTGAGTATCCCAGAAGACTACCCCATGATCAAATACATTGAGCATCTTTTTGATTTTGCCTCCTACGAGAGTTGCGGGAAGTGCTTTCCGTGCCGTTTAGGCACCAAACGTGGCCACGAATTGGCCTCCAAAGCCATTCAAGGCAGAGAGACCATAGATCGCGAACTGTTTCAAGACCTATTGACCACTTTGGAACAAGGGTCCCTTTGTGCCCATGGTGGTGGTATCCCGCTGCCTATCCGCAACATTGTGCACTACTTTGATGACGAACTAAAAAATTACTTCAGTTAA
- a CDS encoding monoheme cytochrome C encodes MNSPEEFRKQVGQLYKALTALLAGFVVFMVLVVAYVNNPGLFESKEEGWVAVPAAGDDPDLIVDGIHQRTGLIDAEGLNTVISNCTPCHSAKLIIQNRMNAERWNTTIAWMQETQNLWDLGDQQEIIVNYLVTNYPPKAKGRRMALTDIEWYELDQD; translated from the coding sequence ATGAACAGTCCGGAAGAATTTAGAAAACAAGTTGGACAACTGTACAAAGCGCTTACCGCCCTATTGGCCGGATTTGTAGTGTTCATGGTCTTGGTAGTGGCCTATGTGAACAATCCGGGGCTCTTTGAATCTAAAGAGGAAGGCTGGGTCGCCGTGCCGGCGGCAGGAGATGATCCGGACCTCATCGTAGACGGAATCCACCAACGCACCGGACTAATAGATGCCGAAGGCCTTAATACAGTGATAAGTAATTGTACCCCTTGCCATTCTGCCAAACTCATCATACAAAACCGCATGAATGCAGAACGGTGGAACACGACCATCGCCTGGATGCAAGAAACCCAAAACCTCTGGGATCTGGGAGACCAACAAGAGATCATTGTGAATTATTTGGTGACCAACTACCCGCCAAAAGCCAAAGGACGTCGTATGGCACTAACCGATATTGAATGGTATGAACTGGACCAAGACTAA
- a CDS encoding sulfite oxidase — MKRRAFIQKATLSAFGAALGTEIVFGANMLKGYTPLGLQDPDPFKMFNKNKDMVVLNDKPWNIEARAHLLDEKVTTNPSMFIRNNGLIPQNIDASTWTLTIDGEAVKTQKTYTLADLKSKFKQYTYQLTLECGGNGRSEFDPPAKGNQWTVGAVHCAEWTGIRLRDVLEDAGIASDAVYIGYHAADIHLSGDTKKEPISRGCPMAKALQDETLLAFKLNGEDIPLAHGYPLRLVAGGWPASVSGKWVNRISIRNKVHDGAKMTGTAYRVPCKPVAPGAKVADEDMCIIESMPVKSLITYPKSGAVIQKGRSLEIRGHAWAGELAVTKMEYSIDFGSTWKSCSLERAANRLAWQHFSAQIDFPEVGYYEVWARATDSQGVSQPMVLPGWNPKGYLNNACHRIAIKVA, encoded by the coding sequence TTGAAACGCAGAGCATTCATACAAAAAGCCACCTTGAGCGCCTTTGGAGCCGCCTTGGGAACAGAGATCGTCTTTGGAGCAAATATGCTTAAAGGCTATACTCCTTTGGGTTTACAGGACCCGGACCCTTTTAAAATGTTTAACAAGAACAAGGACATGGTCGTGCTTAACGACAAGCCTTGGAATATAGAGGCACGTGCCCATCTTTTAGACGAAAAGGTAACGACCAACCCGAGTATGTTCATTAGAAATAACGGGTTAATCCCTCAGAATATCGATGCTTCAACTTGGACCTTGACCATAGATGGAGAAGCTGTAAAAACGCAGAAGACCTATACCCTTGCAGACTTGAAATCTAAGTTCAAGCAATACACCTATCAACTCACCTTAGAATGCGGTGGTAATGGTCGCAGTGAATTCGATCCGCCGGCCAAAGGAAACCAATGGACAGTAGGCGCTGTTCATTGTGCGGAGTGGACCGGGATTCGTTTGCGCGATGTTCTAGAAGATGCTGGAATTGCTAGCGATGCGGTATACATAGGCTATCACGCTGCGGATATTCACTTGAGCGGGGACACCAAAAAAGAACCTATCTCTAGAGGTTGCCCTATGGCCAAAGCATTGCAAGACGAAACCTTATTGGCCTTTAAGCTCAACGGAGAAGATATTCCCCTGGCGCACGGATATCCCTTGCGTTTGGTTGCGGGAGGTTGGCCAGCCTCAGTTTCTGGTAAGTGGGTCAATCGCATCAGCATAAGAAATAAAGTACATGACGGCGCGAAGATGACAGGTACCGCCTATCGCGTTCCGTGTAAACCTGTAGCCCCGGGAGCCAAAGTTGCAGACGAGGATATGTGTATCATAGAATCCATGCCTGTAAAGTCGCTGATCACCTATCCAAAATCTGGAGCAGTGATACAAAAAGGCCGCAGTCTAGAAATTAGAGGTCATGCCTGGGCAGGAGAACTCGCTGTGACCAAAATGGAATACTCCATAGACTTTGGAAGTACTTGGAAAAGCTGTTCGTTGGAGCGAGCTGCCAACCGCTTGGCTTGGCAACATTTCAGCGCCCAGATAGACTTTCCAGAAGTTGGATATTACGAAGTATGGGCACGTGCAACCGACAGTCAAGGGGTGTCACAACCCATGGTCTTGCCCGGTTGGAATCCGAAGGGATATTTAAACAATGCCTGTCACCGAATTGCAATCAAAGTAGCCTAG